In the Paenibacillus sp. FSL H7-0357 genome, one interval contains:
- a CDS encoding carbohydrate ABC transporter permease — protein sequence MDKTAQIRGQSSFKRMMRRHRDAVIAAVILTPMLLFWLVLSGAPTIFGFFLGFFNWVGLNDTPDFIWFDNFISFFKDPVYTGALWRSIWLGGLVTAVTLTAGFGAAILMNMPLMGKGIYRSLWYIPAVTSTVATTQVFNILLDTNNGVINNFLKSIGKEPIIWQYSAGWGIFWIVIYSAWKGVGAAALIWLAGLQSVDQTLYEAADIDGAGRWAKLKFVTLPGLKPIATYIVITSLIGAIQIYEQVLFITNGGPYGQTEVLVFRIYRDGFWDFNLGMAGASSLIMAAIVIVATVFYYNWSTASDKRMTIPNKPIKRGQ from the coding sequence ATGGATAAAACGGCCCAGATCCGCGGGCAATCTTCTTTCAAACGGATGATGAGAAGGCATAGAGACGCTGTCATCGCTGCGGTCATCCTTACACCGATGTTGTTGTTTTGGTTGGTTCTTTCAGGGGCTCCAACGATTTTTGGTTTTTTTCTCGGTTTTTTTAATTGGGTGGGGTTAAATGATACACCGGACTTTATTTGGTTTGATAATTTTATTAGTTTCTTCAAGGACCCGGTATATACCGGAGCACTATGGAGATCCATTTGGTTAGGCGGTTTAGTGACAGCGGTTACGTTAACGGCCGGCTTCGGAGCAGCTATTCTGATGAATATGCCCTTAATGGGCAAGGGCATTTATCGGTCGCTGTGGTATATTCCGGCAGTTACTTCGACTGTGGCAACCACTCAGGTATTTAATATTTTGCTCGATACCAATAATGGGGTCATTAATAATTTTTTGAAGTCCATCGGCAAAGAACCGATTATTTGGCAGTATTCTGCCGGGTGGGGTATTTTCTGGATCGTAATCTACTCGGCCTGGAAGGGGGTCGGGGCCGCAGCGCTTATCTGGCTGGCAGGATTGCAATCGGTAGATCAGACTTTATATGAAGCTGCGGACATCGATGGTGCGGGCCGGTGGGCTAAATTGAAGTTTGTCACACTGCCTGGGCTGAAGCCAATTGCAACCTACATTGTTATTACGAGCTTGATTGGGGCGATTCAGATCTACGAGCAGGTATTGTTTATTACCAATGGCGGACCTTATGGACAGACAGAGGTGCTCGTATTCCGGATTTATCGTGACGGCTTCTGGGATTTCAACCTAGGCATGGCTGGAGCGTCGTCGCTGATCATGGCAGCAATCGTCATCGTGGCTACAGTATTTTACTATAACTGGTCTACGGCATCGGACAAACGAATGACTATTCCCAATAAACCAATCAAAAGGGGGCAATAA
- a CDS encoding GntR family transcriptional regulator: MYNERQPLYVQIQEYFKSLILNSELKENDKIPSEKEVMEQFSVSRITVANALMQLAKEGWIYRVPGKGSFVSEEIHEIVSHHKNMLESEFRLQGLPLDKSYTSLGPTVVSANKTANTVISVAGGGRKIIGLVMPVLVDYFSIRLIQGINNILEESQYSLHIVQTFNSIEREEEAILDLIKNGAAGLIIFPCDTETYNEEILSLKQNKFPFVLIDRYFPGVETNIVRSDGMIGGKLAVDYLWDLGHRDIAICSDSPLPTITVEDRINGYMDGLKKKEALINPALILTDFHVDYKGMDTEHPLYRFIKNRMATAFITLNGRLGLHILSICKEIGLKVPQDISILTFDDPSPGMDEPGALTYISQSEGIMGEEAAKILLSMLEEAPNPDHKYHKVILKPELKEGDSTAECLV, from the coding sequence ATGTATAACGAAAGGCAGCCGCTGTATGTACAAATCCAGGAGTATTTTAAAAGTCTTATTTTGAATAGTGAATTGAAAGAGAATGATAAAATTCCTTCGGAAAAAGAAGTGATGGAACAGTTTTCCGTCAGTAGGATAACGGTTGCTAATGCTCTTATGCAACTGGCGAAGGAAGGCTGGATTTATCGTGTTCCCGGAAAAGGCAGCTTTGTTAGCGAGGAGATTCACGAAATTGTATCTCATCACAAGAACATGCTTGAATCCGAATTCCGGTTGCAGGGTTTGCCATTAGATAAATCCTATACATCATTGGGACCGACAGTCGTATCTGCCAACAAGACAGCAAATACTGTCATTTCAGTTGCAGGTGGAGGAAGAAAAATAATTGGATTAGTAATGCCTGTTCTGGTCGATTATTTCTCCATCCGGTTGATCCAGGGGATTAATAATATATTGGAGGAGAGCCAGTATAGCCTACACATTGTTCAAACCTTCAACTCTATCGAACGGGAAGAAGAAGCAATCCTCGACCTAATTAAAAATGGTGCAGCAGGCTTGATTATATTTCCTTGCGATACAGAAACCTATAATGAGGAAATTCTGTCTCTTAAGCAGAACAAGTTTCCTTTTGTCCTGATTGACCGCTATTTTCCGGGAGTGGAAACCAATATTGTTCGCAGCGATGGCATGATCGGCGGAAAGCTTGCTGTAGATTATCTGTGGGACCTCGGTCACCGCGATATTGCCATTTGTTCAGACTCCCCGCTTCCAACGATCACTGTGGAGGATCGGATTAACGGCTACATGGATGGTTTGAAGAAGAAAGAGGCACTGATTAATCCGGCGCTTATTCTGACAGACTTTCACGTGGATTATAAGGGGATGGATACGGAGCATCCGCTCTATCGATTTATCAAAAACCGGATGGCCACCGCCTTTATTACTCTCAACGGCAGATTAGGGCTACATATCCTGTCCATCTGCAAAGAAATTGGACTTAAGGTACCGCAGGATATCTCTATTCTCACCTTCGATGATCCCTCCCCTGGTATGGACGAGCCGGGAGCATTAACGTATATATCTCAATCAGAGGGGATTATGGGCGAAGAGGCGGCCAAGATATTGTTGAGTATGCTGGAGGAGGCCCCGAACCCTGACCACAAGTATCACAAGGTGATTTTAAAGCCGGAGCTAAAGGAAGGCGACTCGACTGCAGAATGCCTAGTTTAA
- a CDS encoding GNAT family N-acetyltransferase, with translation MKEFVIRNPKEEDAEQIGSLDFVLNMTYLYHGDLDKRNMFCAVNGEAKIIAVAHLMEHETFHAAGHDEDKDFVRYLKFQILFADGVEDEQIKDALTDALIRRSREIKAEHPDKRIVLAEYLDADNLKDLSYYLARGFTIRDTIVVFKFDLSQDIPRYPLPEGVQVLPFLLDNSQALEQYHQAELASFDGVAWSMNHLSWMQGSPEMVNFCAFAGNQLIGNTSTWRITDERGATESVFVIPEWQKQGVARSMICTALEHLKQQGKSIATLGTHGNNQKAIRLYTQIGYELYGFILTIGYAID, from the coding sequence ATGAAGGAGTTTGTAATCCGAAATCCGAAAGAGGAAGACGCGGAGCAGATCGGGAGCCTGGATTTTGTTCTTAATATGACCTATCTGTATCATGGCGATCTGGATAAGAGAAATATGTTCTGCGCAGTGAATGGGGAAGCTAAAATTATAGCGGTTGCCCACCTGATGGAGCATGAGACCTTTCATGCGGCCGGACATGATGAAGATAAGGATTTCGTCCGATATCTAAAGTTTCAAATCCTATTTGCGGACGGTGTTGAGGATGAACAGATCAAAGATGCCCTGACGGATGCGTTAATTAGACGGTCCAGAGAAATTAAAGCCGAGCATCCGGACAAGCGTATTGTACTGGCTGAATATTTAGATGCGGATAACCTCAAGGATTTGAGCTACTACCTGGCCCGCGGATTTACCATCCGGGACACGATTGTCGTATTTAAATTCGACCTCAGTCAGGACATTCCCCGCTATCCTTTACCGGAGGGAGTTCAGGTGCTGCCATTTCTACTAGATAACAGTCAGGCTTTGGAACAGTATCATCAAGCTGAGCTCGCTTCCTTTGACGGTGTCGCATGGAGTATGAACCATTTAAGCTGGATGCAGGGATCGCCGGAAATGGTCAACTTTTGTGCGTTTGCTGGCAATCAATTGATCGGCAACACGTCCACATGGCGCATCACGGATGAGCGGGGCGCAACGGAAAGTGTTTTTGTCATACCGGAATGGCAGAAACAAGGCGTCGCCCGGAGCATGATATGCACAGCTCTGGAGCATCTGAAGCAGCAGGGCAAATCAATCGCCACCTTGGGCACACATGGAAACAATCAGAAGGCCATTCGCCTATATACTCAGATTGGTTATGAGCTGTACGGGTTCATCCTGACGATCGGCTATGCAATCGATTAA
- a CDS encoding ABC transporter ATP-binding protein → MAYHIEANGLSKTYRIPVREAGLRSAFGSLFRPQFNEVKAVDEVSFAIERGEMVGFIGPNGAGKTTTLKMLSGLLYPTSGSATAAGFTPWQRKPQYLKKISMLMGNRSQMQWNNTVYDTMHIFKEIYGVPTADFKRHLVELGDMFDVGKLMQKRARNLSLGERSKCEFIVTLLHKPEILYLDEPTLGMDVTMQLRLRQYMKEYNQKFGTTVILTSHYMSDITSLCSRVMLINGGHLVYDGKLSSLTDKITPYRIIKLTLEEENPPLSPESLQIDGIPAEWIENSGNEHTLRVKKEDVVRASGMLMSRYILIDFGIADPPIESVIDTIYAEGITV, encoded by the coding sequence ATGGCGTATCATATCGAAGCAAATGGATTATCAAAAACATATCGTATTCCAGTCAGGGAAGCCGGCCTTCGTTCGGCGTTCGGCAGCTTGTTCCGTCCGCAGTTTAATGAAGTTAAGGCTGTAGACGAGGTGAGCTTTGCCATAGAACGCGGTGAAATGGTTGGGTTCATCGGGCCGAATGGCGCAGGCAAGACCACGACACTCAAAATGCTCTCCGGGCTGCTCTACCCGACTTCGGGCAGTGCAACGGCGGCAGGATTTACCCCCTGGCAGCGCAAACCCCAATATCTCAAGAAGATCAGCATGCTCATGGGCAATCGCAGCCAAATGCAGTGGAATAACACCGTGTATGATACGATGCACATTTTCAAAGAGATCTACGGAGTGCCCACAGCGGATTTCAAAAGACATCTTGTAGAGCTTGGGGACATGTTCGATGTAGGTAAGCTTATGCAAAAACGAGCACGCAACCTCTCGCTCGGCGAACGGTCCAAATGCGAATTTATTGTCACCCTTCTGCATAAGCCGGAAATCCTGTATCTGGATGAGCCGACACTTGGGATGGACGTGACAATGCAATTAAGGCTGCGGCAATATATGAAGGAATATAACCAGAAATTTGGTACAACGGTTATTCTGACAAGCCATTATATGTCCGATATCACTTCGCTTTGCTCCAGGGTGATGCTGATCAACGGCGGACATTTGGTCTATGACGGTAAGCTGTCCAGCCTGACGGACAAGATCACACCGTACCGGATCATCAAGCTGACCCTTGAAGAAGAGAATCCTCCGCTGAGCCCGGAGAGCCTTCAGATAGATGGAATTCCGGCAGAATGGATTGAGAATAGCGGGAATGAACACACCCTCCGGGTAAAGAAAGAGGATGTCGTGAGGGCCAGCGGGATGCTAATGAGCAGGTATATCCTCATTGATTTCGGAATCGCTGATCCCCCCATTGAATCAGTGATTGACACCATATATGCAGAGGGGATCACCGTATGA
- a CDS encoding ABC transporter permease has product MNIRGGIAMIRGQLFNFMSEKGFFWTLALGWMIGPVIYMIVWSTAASSGTIGGYDRNAFVLYYLCLILINQMTYPTTHWSTAQAIHNGSISSALLRPLPLIYGAVGQEAAVKMVCIPFVAVVVTLLGLLLGVQASFTFVSVAAGLAALMLALMIRFLLAYILSLLAFWTQHSSALLSVNDTFIFLFGGQVAPLALFPGQLNQLTHFLPYRYMISFPVEALMGTLNRESMIRGFTMQLLWTAVLMLVCYGVNRYGQRKYSAVGG; this is encoded by the coding sequence ATGAATATCCGCGGCGGAATAGCGATGATTCGGGGCCAGCTCTTCAATTTCATGTCGGAAAAAGGATTCTTCTGGACGCTTGCACTCGGCTGGATGATCGGACCTGTGATCTATATGATCGTCTGGTCGACGGCTGCATCATCCGGCACAATCGGGGGATATGACAGGAATGCGTTTGTTCTATACTATCTGTGCCTCATCCTTATCAATCAAATGACGTATCCGACGACACACTGGTCAACGGCTCAAGCGATACATAATGGCTCGATATCCTCAGCGCTGCTGCGTCCGTTGCCTCTTATTTATGGAGCTGTCGGACAAGAAGCGGCTGTCAAAATGGTGTGCATCCCGTTTGTTGCGGTTGTGGTTACGCTGCTCGGGTTATTGCTGGGCGTACAGGCCAGTTTTACATTTGTGTCCGTAGCTGCCGGCCTTGCGGCCCTTATGCTTGCACTCATGATTCGCTTTCTGCTCGCCTACATCCTGTCCCTTCTCGCTTTTTGGACACAGCATTCCTCGGCACTGCTCAGTGTCAACGATACCTTCATCTTTCTGTTCGGCGGACAGGTGGCTCCGCTTGCCTTGTTCCCCGGCCAGCTTAACCAGCTTACGCATTTTCTGCCCTACCGGTACATGATCTCTTTCCCGGTGGAGGCGCTTATGGGCACATTAAACCGTGAGAGCATGATCCGGGGCTTCACCATGCAGCTGCTCTGGACTGCTGTATTGATGCTTGTGTGTTATGGTGTAAACCGGTACGGCCAGCGTAAATATTCGGCAGTGGGAGGATAA
- a CDS encoding MerR family transcriptional regulator, with the protein MPEQWGHFDIILGSVMSRKGIDSGKLAQLAHVQRSQLNLYITNEIKRPDLGVLARICTALACDIGEIMKFIPGESAAKPKPILSTSGEAFYRTGQVAQELGVHPNTIRFYEKIGLISPVERTENRYRQFTYRHLTQLRVCRLIFGTPYTNRTLRNTAFSVAAALKSWDVELALTNAEAYQHLLEKEYASALETASLLKNWTEKGQLPGTGNVYSHKEAASLLGVTPEVLRNWERNGLICVPRQPDQSRVYGDEEIARLRIIYMLRQNHYSISAIQRSMLIFDSGNSAGAVLALNQPAADLEIEFVSAGDHWLDTLASLTISATAIKQIVVEIR; encoded by the coding sequence ATGCCGGAACAGTGGGGACACTTCGATATTATCCTTGGGTCAGTCATGAGCAGGAAAGGCATTGACAGCGGGAAGCTGGCTCAGCTTGCGCACGTTCAGCGAAGTCAGCTGAATCTGTATATAACCAATGAAATCAAGCGTCCCGATCTTGGCGTTCTGGCCCGGATTTGCACAGCGCTTGCTTGTGACATTGGAGAGATTATGAAGTTTATCCCCGGTGAATCAGCCGCGAAGCCCAAGCCGATCCTTAGTACATCCGGTGAAGCATTTTATAGGACAGGACAAGTCGCTCAGGAGCTGGGCGTACATCCCAATACGATAAGGTTTTATGAAAAAATAGGGCTGATCTCACCGGTAGAACGTACGGAAAACCGCTATCGGCAGTTTACATACAGACATCTTACACAGCTTCGGGTTTGCCGATTGATCTTCGGTACCCCCTATACCAACCGCACTCTAAGAAACACCGCCTTTTCGGTTGCAGCTGCCCTTAAATCATGGGATGTGGAGCTGGCGTTAACCAATGCTGAAGCCTATCAGCATCTATTGGAGAAGGAATATGCCTCTGCACTGGAAACAGCGTCGCTGCTTAAGAATTGGACCGAGAAAGGCCAGCTGCCCGGCACAGGGAATGTGTATAGCCATAAGGAAGCCGCCTCTTTGTTAGGAGTCACACCGGAAGTGCTGCGCAATTGGGAGCGCAACGGGCTGATCTGTGTTCCGCGGCAGCCTGATCAATCCCGCGTCTATGGAGATGAAGAAATTGCAAGGCTACGCATCATCTATATGCTCAGGCAAAATCATTACAGCATATCCGCCATCCAGCGCAGTATGCTCATTTTCGACAGTGGCAACAGCGCCGGAGCCGTTCTTGCGCTTAACCAGCCTGCGGCGGATTTGGAAATTGAATTTGTCAGCGCAGGCGATCATTGGCTGGACACCCTTGCCAGCCTGACTATAAGTGCAACTGCAATCAAACAAATTGTAGTGGAGATTAGATAG
- a CDS encoding DUF4003 family protein, which yields MKEPYTARLVLFAQNAQSIKKEFPWQNALVSRLAALLYTTEDKVADEGAIRASYELIKENTGLFSSFRGSSAISISALLSLSADREGQLRNTLSVYDMLKDIKFYGSDYLVVAAYQIAANQAPDQYLRTVERAKRFYDSMKAKHRFLTGQDDYIFAAMLGLSDIDIESGVERMEQLYATLKPEFRSGNSVQALTQVLVLGNQAKEAADRVLALRDAFLAQNIRMDKQFTLSSLGVLSLLPLSREDIVNDVSGTFEFLRTQKGFGKWSITEQELLLLSAALAAIKAVDEVQNGILNTVLSTSITNIIIAQQTAITAAAAASAAAAASSS from the coding sequence ATGAAGGAGCCGTATACAGCAAGGCTTGTGCTGTTCGCACAAAACGCACAAAGTATCAAAAAGGAGTTCCCTTGGCAAAATGCGCTGGTCAGCCGGTTAGCGGCATTACTCTACACAACAGAGGATAAGGTTGCAGATGAAGGGGCGATCCGTGCCAGCTATGAGCTGATCAAGGAGAACACCGGCCTCTTCTCTTCATTCAGGGGGTCTTCTGCAATCAGCATTTCCGCCCTGCTCTCCCTTTCTGCCGACAGGGAAGGACAGCTTAGAAACACGCTGTCCGTATATGACATGTTGAAGGATATCAAATTCTATGGCTCCGATTATCTGGTCGTGGCGGCTTATCAAATTGCCGCAAACCAAGCGCCGGATCAATATCTGCGCACGGTAGAGCGGGCAAAGCGGTTTTATGACAGCATGAAGGCGAAGCACCGTTTCCTCACGGGGCAGGATGATTACATCTTCGCCGCCATGCTCGGCCTGTCCGATATCGATATCGAAAGCGGCGTGGAGCGGATGGAGCAGCTCTATGCCACGCTTAAGCCCGAATTCCGGTCCGGCAACAGCGTGCAAGCCTTGACACAAGTGCTGGTTCTTGGCAATCAAGCCAAGGAGGCGGCGGACCGTGTACTGGCCTTACGCGATGCCTTCCTTGCACAGAACATCCGCATGGACAAGCAATTCACCCTATCTTCGCTTGGCGTGCTGTCCCTGCTTCCCCTAAGCAGGGAAGACATTGTGAACGATGTCTCCGGGACCTTCGAATTTCTCCGCACGCAAAAGGGGTTCGGCAAATGGTCGATTACCGAGCAGGAGCTGCTGCTGCTGTCTGCTGCGCTGGCAGCGATCAAAGCGGTGGATGAAGTGCAAAACGGTATCCTGAACACGGTGCTCTCCACCAGCATTACCAACATTATCATTGCCCAGCAGACTGCAATCACCGCAGCTGCGGCTGCTTCGGCTGCCGCGGCGGCCTCGTCAAGCTGA
- a CDS encoding GNAT family N-acetyltransferase encodes MTGEDRERIRRITTRTEALLSGLLGIWEASVRLTHHFLSGQDIAALRPVVLEGLREIGHLLVFTDEQEQPLGFIGVQDHKIEMLFVAPEAMGLGIGRKLVARVIEALAVHEVDVNEQNPQAAGFYEHMGFQVFDRSASDEQGNPFPILHMKLSSLI; translated from the coding sequence ATGACGGGGGAAGATCGGGAACGCATACGCCGGATTACAACCAGAACGGAAGCTCTGCTATCCGGTCTATTGGGCATTTGGGAAGCATCGGTACGCCTTACCCATCATTTTCTCTCCGGACAGGATATCGCTGCTCTTCGGCCTGTGGTTCTTGAAGGACTCCGGGAAATCGGCCATTTGCTTGTGTTCACCGATGAACAGGAGCAGCCGCTGGGCTTCATAGGGGTGCAGGATCATAAGATTGAGATGCTGTTCGTAGCCCCTGAGGCGATGGGGCTAGGCATCGGCAGAAAGCTGGTTGCGCGGGTTATTGAAGCACTGGCTGTACACGAGGTGGACGTGAATGAACAGAATCCCCAAGCTGCAGGGTTCTACGAGCATATGGGATTTCAAGTGTTTGACCGGTCTGCATCGGATGAGCAGGGAAACCCTTTTCCTATCCTGCATATGAAATTATCGTCCCTTATTTGA
- a CDS encoding ABC transporter permease, translated as MRYFRLIFTFMKAAFQNESAYRLNFVMNFLSAVLGLAGGLGGIYILYVNNEVLNGWTMPETLAVLGVYMLVQAVKNVVIGPSMNKLGGMDGEIESGTFDYTLLKPISTQYYISVREWSLWSILHIAVATGVILFAIDGMNSEITLLAAAQFLLALVISLGILYSVMLILSSVAFWYRGTYLLWIMEDILQAGRYPIGIYPRPLRLVLTWVLPVGFIVSVPAEALVQKAEPLMLAAGAVLMIILFTIATLFFNRSLHKYSSASS; from the coding sequence ATGAGATATTTCAGACTAATCTTTACCTTCATGAAGGCGGCGTTTCAGAATGAGTCAGCATATCGGCTGAACTTTGTTATGAATTTTTTAAGTGCGGTGTTAGGTCTGGCAGGCGGTCTTGGGGGAATTTATATTCTCTACGTCAACAATGAGGTCCTTAACGGCTGGACGATGCCGGAGACTCTGGCTGTGCTCGGCGTTTACATGCTGGTGCAAGCCGTGAAAAATGTTGTGATCGGCCCCAGCATGAACAAGCTTGGCGGCATGGACGGCGAGATTGAAAGCGGGACGTTTGATTATACCCTATTGAAACCTATATCGACCCAATATTATATCAGTGTGCGGGAATGGTCTCTCTGGTCGATTCTGCATATCGCCGTTGCCACAGGTGTAATCCTTTTCGCGATAGACGGCATGAACAGCGAAATAACCCTCCTAGCCGCTGCTCAGTTTCTGCTTGCACTAGTTATTTCACTCGGAATTCTGTATTCCGTGATGCTGATTCTGAGCTCTGTCGCTTTTTGGTACAGAGGGACCTACTTGTTATGGATTATGGAAGATATCCTGCAAGCGGGACGGTATCCGATCGGTATCTATCCGCGCCCGCTCCGGTTGGTCTTGACATGGGTGCTGCCTGTCGGGTTCATTGTATCGGTTCCGGCTGAAGCACTTGTCCAGAAAGCTGAGCCCCTCATGCTTGCGGCAGGAGCCGTGCTTATGATCATCCTTTTTACAATTGCGACACTCTTCTTCAACCGCAGCCTCCACAAGTATTCCAGCGCATCCAGCTGA
- a CDS encoding ABC transporter permease, whose protein sequence is MKKRALWKDIFREIGHTKARFISIFAIIMLGVCFFSGIKAAGPDMLDTAGTFYRETGLMDLKVQSTYGLTEDNLKLLKDVPGIGEIQPGYSADVFAGDNALILKVFSYNTDATLNQYRMIEGHLPEHSGEIVLDDVLAGEYALGDKITFSGNGKDTELSDDFGTLDYTVVGFVRSPQFIEKNNRGTSTIGKGTADAYAAIPEADFKLPVYTEAYLSFTDTAGLKAYSPKYEALIEQHTQAVEQALSGVPEARLAELRVEGGKALSGGPLEVAAAKQQLAALEMPKIYVTDRNVSPGYTEYKDNADRLSAIASVFPVFFFLIAALVSLTTMTRMVEEHRLQIGTLKALGYGNRDIMAKFMVYGTLASLAASVVGLAVGFTLLPTIIYNAYSSLYNLPDIVKSFYPSYSILSVIVALICTTLTAWIASRVELRSNASVLMRPKAPKSGQRIILERISFVWKRLNFVQKVTARNLFRYKQRMFMTVFGVAGCTALILTGFGLKDSIGSIAGEQFGTIMKYDALVALHDDVPAGSRNAYEQLITGESAITGTLNVAQETMTARASGVNDQDVNLFIPAAVDSLSEYVELRDRISGEGRKLTDEGAIVSEKLAKLYGLEPGDKLTVVDNKNETFKIQVAGITENYVMHYVYMTPAYYSSVFGKEPVFNTELLNYGVQDAAWEDGLSEKLTASERVAAVSFSSSVGSAFDDTMKSMDVVTLVLIVSAAALAFVVLYNLTNINVSERIRELSTIKVLGFYDKEVTLYIYRENILLSVLGIVAGSGLGILLHSFVLRTAELDATMFAPIIKWPSYVYAALLTLLFSGIVMVFMHIKLKRIHMIEALKSVE, encoded by the coding sequence ATGAAAAAACGAGCGCTATGGAAAGATATTTTTCGTGAAATCGGGCACACCAAGGCCCGCTTTATTTCAATATTTGCAATTATTATGCTGGGCGTCTGCTTTTTCTCCGGAATCAAGGCAGCCGGGCCGGATATGCTGGATACCGCCGGAACCTTTTACCGGGAGACGGGGTTGATGGATCTGAAAGTGCAGAGCACCTACGGTTTGACCGAAGACAACCTTAAGCTGCTGAAGGATGTGCCGGGGATCGGTGAGATTCAGCCGGGTTACAGCGCGGATGTGTTCGCCGGCGACAATGCTTTGATCCTTAAGGTCTTTTCCTACAATACAGATGCAACGCTTAACCAATACCGCATGATCGAAGGACATCTACCGGAGCATTCCGGAGAAATCGTGCTGGATGACGTGCTGGCCGGAGAATATGCGCTCGGAGACAAGATAACGTTTAGCGGAAACGGTAAGGATACGGAGCTGTCAGACGACTTCGGGACACTGGATTATACCGTAGTGGGCTTTGTGCGGAGTCCCCAGTTTATTGAGAAGAACAACCGGGGGACCAGTACGATTGGCAAAGGCACGGCGGATGCGTACGCCGCTATCCCGGAGGCAGACTTTAAGCTGCCGGTTTATACGGAAGCCTATCTGTCTTTCACGGATACTGCCGGGCTGAAGGCTTATTCGCCGAAGTATGAGGCGCTGATCGAACAGCATACTCAAGCGGTAGAGCAGGCGTTATCCGGCGTGCCGGAAGCGCGGCTTGCGGAGCTGCGGGTGGAAGGCGGGAAGGCGTTGTCCGGCGGCCCCCTGGAGGTGGCTGCTGCCAAGCAGCAGCTCGCAGCGCTGGAGATGCCCAAGATCTATGTCACAGACCGGAATGTAAGTCCGGGGTATACCGAATATAAAGACAACGCTGACCGGTTGTCGGCGATTGCGAGCGTATTTCCGGTGTTCTTTTTCCTGATTGCTGCGCTGGTCAGCCTGACGACCATGACACGGATGGTTGAGGAGCACCGCCTGCAGATCGGAACACTTAAAGCGCTTGGTTATGGTAACCGTGACATTATGGCCAAATTCATGGTCTATGGCACGCTTGCCAGTCTGGCGGCTTCGGTAGTTGGGCTTGCCGTAGGCTTCACCCTGCTGCCTACCATTATCTATAATGCGTACAGTTCACTCTATAACCTGCCGGATATCGTCAAGAGCTTCTATCCCTCGTATTCCATTCTCTCCGTAATTGTGGCGCTAATTTGCACTACGCTCACGGCTTGGATTGCTTCCCGGGTAGAGCTGCGCAGCAACGCTTCCGTATTGATGCGTCCGAAGGCGCCGAAGAGCGGACAGCGCATTATACTGGAGCGGATATCCTTTGTCTGGAAACGGCTGAATTTTGTCCAGAAGGTTACCGCACGGAATCTGTTCCGCTACAAGCAGCGGATGTTCATGACTGTGTTCGGTGTAGCCGGCTGTACGGCGCTGATCCTGACCGGGTTTGGCCTTAAGGACTCGATCGGCAGCATCGCCGGAGAGCAATTCGGCACGATTATGAAATATGATGCGCTTGTAGCGCTGCATGATGATGTGCCTGCCGGTTCACGGAATGCCTATGAGCAGTTGATCACCGGGGAGTCCGCCATTACCGGGACGCTGAATGTGGCGCAGGAAACGATGACCGCACGCGCCAGCGGTGTAAATGACCAGGATGTGAATCTGTTCATACCAGCAGCTGTTGATTCGTTATCCGAATATGTGGAGCTGCGGGACCGGATAAGTGGAGAAGGGCGAAAGCTTACGGACGAGGGGGCTATTGTCTCGGAGAAGCTGGCTAAGCTGTACGGGCTGGAGCCGGGCGACAAGTTGACCGTCGTGGACAACAAGAACGAAACCTTCAAGATTCAGGTCGCGGGGATTACGGAGAACTATGTGATGCACTATGTGTACATGACACCGGCGTATTATTCTTCTGTATTCGGGAAAGAACCGGTATTCAACACAGAACTGCTGAACTATGGCGTGCAGGATGCAGCCTGGGAAGACGGACTCAGTGAAAAGCTGACGGCTAGTGAGCGTGTTGCTGCGGTCAGCTTCTCCAGCAGTGTAGGCTCTGCCTTCGACGATACCATGAAGAGCATGGACGTTGTAACCTTGGTGCTCATTGTGTCAGCGGCGGCACTGGCTTTTGTCGTACTTTACAACTTAACCAATATCAATGTGTCCGAGCGGATCCGCGAGCTGTCGACGATCAAGGTGCTGGGCTTTTATGATAAGGAAGTAACGTTGTATATTTACCGCGAGAATATTCTGCTGAGTGTGCTCGGCATTGTGGCCGGTTCCGGCCTCGGCATATTGCTGCACAGCTTCGTTCTGAGGACGGCTGAGCTGGATGCGACGATGTTCGCCCCGATCATCAAGTGGCCCAGCTATGTGTATGCCGCGCTGTTAACCTTGTTGTTCTCGGGGATTGTTATGGTTTTCATGCATATCAAGCTCAAACGGATTCATATGATTGAGGCGCTCAAATCAGTGGAATAA